One window of Halonatronomonas betaini genomic DNA carries:
- a CDS encoding YczE/YyaS/YitT family protein — protein MEKVHQIIKRTAVVLFGIFLISSGLYFFLNSGLGLTPFTVMAEGISNTLGISFGQATTLINISIILGLFILTDSKFGPGTVLNAVFLGIFLDLIIWIFGSITTDLIFFQVLMLATAILLIGAGIATYISVDMGEGPIEALMIYIRRKTNFSLRSVRMSLDFSFGLIGFSMGATLGIGTIIAAATIGPVTQRMARLIKS, from the coding sequence ATGGAAAAAGTGCATCAAATAATCAAGCGGACTGCTGTCGTCTTATTCGGGATATTTTTAATCAGCTCAGGTCTCTATTTCTTTTTAAACTCAGGACTGGGGCTAACCCCCTTTACAGTAATGGCTGAGGGTATTTCAAATACCCTGGGAATAAGTTTTGGCCAGGCAACTACTTTAATTAATATAAGCATTATCCTGGGTCTATTTATTCTCACAGATAGCAAGTTTGGGCCAGGAACAGTCCTTAATGCTGTCTTTTTAGGTATTTTTCTCGATCTAATCATCTGGATTTTTGGCAGTATTACAACAGATTTAATTTTCTTCCAGGTTTTAATGCTGGCAACAGCTATTTTATTAATTGGAGCCGGGATCGCCACCTATATATCAGTCGATATGGGTGAGGGGCCAATCGAAGCCCTGATGATATATATCAGAAGGAAGACCAATTTTTCCTTGAGATCAGTCAGAATGTCACTTGATTTCAGTTTCGGCTTAATTGGCTTTTCAATGGGAGCGACTCTGGGGATTGGAACAATAATAGCGGCAGCAACTATTGGTCCAGTAACTCAAAGAATGGCTAGATTAATAAAATCATAA
- a CDS encoding MliC family protein: protein MRLLNKNSIIILAISFVLITTLTIDIQASNPDLEIPINLTYSEELILSPGHTVKVMLVDQSASEQEDTIIASQEWRPEDQFPLETTLNPASTLIEVNENYMLVAVIKSENQMPVLKGTVKIPGYHLIIGSQVDLTVKQPVEKFHVFKTENAEDNYLAMNFFGEVAQFIYKGQSHILPQLISASGARYGNNEIVAWNKGEELMINYQEDEFPAFHLEFDSIDPETFTFTARGQEPGWQLEVTEEEVILDFDYAMNQLKIDRDYVRVEREEDKIIYSVMSSFFDLEIIITNERHFDIMSGELYLYTAEIKSNGQRQNGGAIRIIRKNI from the coding sequence ATGAGATTATTAAATAAAAACTCCATAATAATTCTTGCAATTTCATTTGTATTAATCACAACTTTAACTATTGATATCCAGGCCAGCAACCCAGATCTGGAAATCCCGATTAATTTAACCTACAGTGAAGAGTTAATCCTATCACCAGGCCATACAGTTAAAGTTATGCTGGTTGACCAGTCAGCCAGTGAGCAAGAAGATACTATAATTGCCAGTCAGGAATGGCGGCCAGAAGATCAATTTCCTTTGGAAACTACTCTGAATCCAGCCAGCACCCTGATAGAAGTTAATGAGAATTACATGCTCGTAGCTGTCATTAAATCAGAAAACCAGATGCCTGTCTTAAAGGGTACCGTGAAAATACCAGGCTATCATTTAATAATAGGTAGCCAGGTTGATCTAACAGTCAAGCAACCAGTTGAAAAATTTCATGTTTTCAAGACTGAAAACGCTGAAGACAACTATCTGGCCATGAATTTCTTTGGAGAAGTCGCCCAGTTTATTTATAAAGGGCAGAGTCATATTTTGCCCCAATTAATATCTGCTTCAGGAGCAAGATATGGAAATAATGAGATAGTAGCCTGGAATAAGGGAGAAGAATTAATGATCAACTATCAGGAAGATGAGTTCCCAGCCTTTCATCTCGAGTTTGACAGTATAGACCCAGAAACTTTTACCTTTACAGCCAGAGGCCAGGAGCCAGGCTGGCAGTTAGAGGTCACTGAAGAAGAGGTAATCTTAGATTTTGATTATGCTATGAATCAGTTAAAAATAGATAGAGATTATGTTAGAGTCGAAAGAGAAGAAGATAAAATTATTTATTCAGTTATGTCCAGCTTCTTTGATTTAGAAATTATAATAACCAATGAACGCCATTTTGATATAATGAGCGGCGAGTTATACCTGTATACAGCAGAAATAAAATCAAATGGGCAGCGTCAAAACGGCGGGGCTATAAGGATTATAAGGAAAAATATTTAA
- a CDS encoding serine hydrolase domain-containing protein, whose amino-acid sequence MLKNKLLLISITLILISVTFLTVSVEAENGNIKHDQFHVQFEQNLKELVDFYNIPGAAVALISGNQLTWTGHFGYADLAENRPVTAQTLFRAESITKSMTARLIMTLIETGEITLDDPVAQYLTRWEFPESSYNHEEVTIRRLLNHSAGITGGSDYLHPGAKVHPIEEVLAGEHGLRRAELVREPGSAFEYSNQGFMLLEMLVEELTDQDYESYFNQNILEPAGVDGYFSVDEQVKSRLATSYHVDGEPVPHYVDNFKGAGGLLITTEDLARLIAEGSHPELYDSNVEPTGFYGLGADISALGHFIEYHNGEKDNEKAVFHGGEGTGSLGKYYIFPERGEGIVVLTNSKASWPFLFEVLNQWTELKDLPQPEMAGLFFNIVTGLNILLALIIITALLILTKITKGLILKEKCFKLKALKNKKNLLLIISVIAIMAAWWYLGEVVVTNLLPVRYNRLGIGLGFLSLILILKACISDIKRSE is encoded by the coding sequence ATGTTAAAAAATAAATTATTACTAATCTCTATCACATTAATACTAATCTCTGTAACATTTTTGACAGTCTCAGTAGAGGCTGAAAATGGCAATATAAAGCATGATCAGTTTCATGTTCAATTTGAGCAAAACCTAAAAGAATTAGTTGATTTTTACAATATTCCAGGGGCAGCAGTCGCTCTAATTAGCGGCAATCAGCTAACCTGGACAGGCCATTTTGGCTATGCCGATCTTGCAGAAAATAGACCGGTAACAGCTCAGACCCTTTTCAGGGCAGAATCCATTACAAAATCAATGACTGCCAGACTTATTATGACACTAATAGAAACTGGAGAAATTACTCTGGATGATCCTGTTGCTCAATATCTAACTCGCTGGGAGTTTCCAGAATCTAGCTATAATCATGAAGAAGTTACCATCCGGAGATTGTTAAATCATAGCGCAGGTATTACTGGAGGCTCTGATTATCTCCATCCTGGGGCAAAAGTACATCCAATTGAAGAAGTTCTTGCAGGCGAGCATGGCCTGCGGAGAGCTGAACTGGTCAGAGAGCCAGGCTCAGCCTTTGAATATTCCAATCAGGGATTTATGCTGTTAGAAATGCTGGTTGAAGAGCTCACTGATCAGGATTATGAGTCCTATTTTAACCAGAATATCCTGGAACCTGCAGGGGTAGATGGCTATTTCTCAGTAGATGAGCAGGTTAAATCCAGGCTGGCCACCAGTTATCATGTTGATGGTGAACCGGTGCCCCATTATGTTGATAATTTCAAGGGAGCAGGGGGGCTTCTAATAACTACAGAAGATTTAGCCCGGCTTATAGCTGAAGGTAGTCATCCAGAATTGTATGATTCCAATGTAGAACCTACAGGGTTTTATGGGCTGGGAGCAGATATCTCGGCTCTGGGCCATTTTATCGAGTATCATAATGGCGAGAAAGATAACGAGAAGGCAGTCTTTCATGGCGGTGAAGGCACAGGCTCTTTAGGCAAGTATTATATTTTTCCTGAGAGAGGGGAAGGTATTGTTGTATTAACCAATAGCAAAGCCAGCTGGCCATTTCTCTTTGAAGTCTTAAACCAATGGACAGAACTAAAAGACCTGCCTCAGCCAGAAATGGCAGGCCTATTTTTCAATATAGTTACTGGCTTAAATATATTATTAGCACTTATTATTATTACAGCCCTGCTTATTTTAACTAAAATAACTAAAGGGCTCATTTTAAAAGAAAAATGTTTTAAACTTAAAGCCCTTAAAAACAAAAAGAACTTATTATTGATTATATCTGTAATCGCAATCATGGCAGCCTGGTGGTATTTAGGGGAAGTTGTGGTCACCAATCTATTGCCAGTTAGATATAATAGGTTAGGTATAGGGCTTGGTTTTTTAAGTTTAATATTAATCTTAAAGGCGTGTATATCAGATATTAAAAGGTCAGAATAA
- a CDS encoding GNAT family N-acetyltransferase, which yields MSKISESTHQIKGKEIKITNARPEDAEELLNYMKQVFGETEFLLREPEEFEMTVEEEKEFLKNMNQSENNIFIIARVGGRIVGNLGFTGSELNRYCHQGEFGMSVLKEYWGHGIGSLLMETLIKWARENSITRISLRVDENNQRGRKLYEKFGFQQEGILRNKKRLADGTYRNEIVMARLFN from the coding sequence ATGTCCAAAATAAGTGAATCAACCCATCAAATTAAGGGCAAGGAGATTAAAATTACTAATGCCAGACCAGAAGATGCAGAAGAACTCCTGAATTATATGAAACAGGTCTTTGGCGAGACAGAATTTCTTCTCAGAGAACCAGAGGAGTTCGAGATGACCGTTGAAGAAGAAAAGGAATTTCTTAAAAATATGAATCAGTCAGAAAATAATATCTTTATTATAGCCAGGGTTGGTGGCAGGATCGTGGGCAACCTTGGCTTTACAGGGAGCGAACTTAACCGGTATTGCCATCAGGGAGAGTTTGGCATGTCAGTCCTTAAAGAATACTGGGGTCATGGTATTGGCAGCCTGCTAATGGAAACTCTGATAAAATGGGCCAGAGAAAATAGTATAACAAGAATCTCTCTCAGGGTAGATGAAAATAATCAGCGGGGCAGAAAACTCTATGAAAAGTTTGGGTTTCAGCAGGAAGGTATTCTAAGAAATAAGAAAAGATTAGCTGATGGCACTTACCGGAATGAAATTGTTATGGCCCGCCTATTTAATTAA
- the kynU gene encoding kynureninase, whose amino-acid sequence MKYKPDIQFARDLNKDNEMLAYKEKFYQDDDRIYLVGNSLGLLSKSAEKEIMRALDEWREHGVEGWTKGEPAWFWYGEKLGDMTAPLIGAEPEETIVTGSTTLNIHQLLASFYQPEGRRKKILVDELNFPSDIYAVKSQLAQHGNESELVVVESRDGRTLEEEDIIAAFNDEIAIALLPTVLYQSGQLLDVKKLTEAAHEHGILIGFDLAHSVGILPHDLSGAGVDFALWCNYKYLNAGPGAVGGLYVNKKHFDRKPGLAGWWGHDKETQFEMSHEFTPAEDAGAMQISTLPILSSAPLFSSLDMINEIGIEKVREESLNRTSYLAYLMAEKLDTETVNYSIVTPEDDSRRGGHIAVKFEREAYRISKALKEAGVIVDFREPDTIRFAPSPLYISFEDLYNAVEILADIINQERFEEVTKERGSVT is encoded by the coding sequence ATGAAATATAAACCAGATATCCAGTTTGCAAGGGACTTAAATAAAGACAATGAAATGCTGGCATATAAAGAGAAATTTTATCAGGATGATGATAGAATTTATCTGGTTGGGAATTCGCTGGGCTTATTATCTAAATCTGCTGAAAAAGAGATTATGAGAGCTTTAGATGAATGGCGGGAGCATGGTGTTGAGGGCTGGACTAAAGGTGAGCCGGCCTGGTTCTGGTATGGCGAGAAGTTAGGGGATATGACTGCTCCATTGATTGGTGCCGAACCTGAGGAGACGATAGTTACTGGCTCGACTACATTAAATATTCATCAATTGCTGGCCAGTTTTTATCAGCCTGAAGGCAGGCGAAAGAAAATTTTAGTTGATGAGTTGAACTTTCCTAGCGATATTTATGCTGTTAAGAGCCAGCTGGCCCAGCACGGCAATGAATCTGAGCTAGTTGTTGTTGAGAGCAGAGATGGTAGAACTCTTGAAGAGGAAGACATTATTGCTGCCTTTAATGATGAAATAGCGATTGCCCTGCTTCCGACTGTTCTCTATCAAAGTGGTCAATTGCTTGATGTTAAGAAGCTGACAGAGGCTGCCCATGAACATGGGATTTTAATCGGCTTTGACCTGGCCCATTCTGTTGGAATTCTGCCTCATGATTTAAGTGGCGCCGGAGTTGACTTTGCTCTATGGTGTAATTATAAGTATTTAAATGCTGGACCTGGCGCTGTTGGTGGTCTTTATGTTAATAAAAAGCATTTTGACAGAAAACCTGGCCTGGCTGGCTGGTGGGGCCATGATAAGGAGACTCAATTTGAAATGAGCCATGAATTTACCCCGGCTGAAGATGCCGGAGCGATGCAGATAAGCACTCTGCCAATCTTAAGTTCTGCACCTTTATTCAGCTCACTGGATATGATTAATGAAATTGGCATTGAGAAGGTTCGTGAAGAATCATTAAATCGGACTTCTTATCTGGCCTATCTGATGGCTGAAAAGTTAGATACTGAAACTGTCAATTATTCTATTGTAACTCCTGAAGATGACAGCAGACGGGGCGGGCATATTGCTGTAAAATTTGAGCGAGAAGCTTACAGGATTAGCAAGGCTTTAAAAGAAGCCGGGGTAATCGTTGATTTCAGGGAACCTGATACGATTCGGTTTGCTCCTTCGCCATTATATATTTCTTTTGAGGATCTTTATAATGCTGTTGAGATACTGGCTGATATTATTAATCAGGAACGGTTTGAAGAGGTTACTAAAGAGCGGGGATCGGTGACTTAA